The Quercus lobata isolate SW786 chromosome 4, ValleyOak3.0 Primary Assembly, whole genome shotgun sequence genome segment TCACTTTTCTCGTAACTTTTTGAGTTTCTGTCATATTTCTATGTTAGAGATGATTCTTTTTTAATGTCCCAGTAGAAATCTTCTTTAATCTCAGGGACCTGGAATTGAATTTGGCATGTGTAGGCTACCCAAAATTGTTGTTATTCCTATGGAAGTGTATTCATTATGGGATTCCAGAACTGTGGTTTTCCCCATAGTCCCAACTCCCAATAGGGAACAAATGCCTTCACTGTGGTGCATTAGAAACCCTGAATCATGTCCTCCTTGATTTTATGACTCAGATTATTTCACTTAGAACAAGAGACATGCTAACCAATTTTGCATCATATTTTTGCTAATATGGTCCATATTAACCTAATAGGGTCATATTAACAGATGTTCTTGAGGTAATTGTCAATAaaccacaattaaaaaatttgacctcttttttaagaaatataaaaaactgtcaacaacatttattattttatcattctcccaataaattgtttctaaaaatacctcctaaaccaatgccctaagggcattggttaacattCCCAGCCTAATATATGAGATCCGAATAAAAGATTTAGCATATACTTACACAACACCAACGCCATCCTTTGCCATCTTTCATCATGATGGGATAGTACTGTTCTACTACTTTCACAATTGATCTCTTCTACAAATTACAAAAtctgaaagaagaaaaaccattttataaaaatttcagtcttaaaaaaatgtcaatgtCAACGTCAACAGTTACCTTGCCTGCATCATCACATTCAGCAAAGCATTACAtcattacaatttacaaccaTCCCCCAGCTGAGAATTAAATTCCTTGTTGAATGTCTTTTAAGACTTTGTTTATTTATGAAGCAATCCTCTAGACACAGTTAAAATGTAAGATTTGATTTCACCAAACCACAATAATACCTTAGAAcgaactccacaacaaaatttgCAATGCCATTTTCGACGGTGAAAAATACACTAAACTTAATCAAAACTCCTTATATATGGTGGCGCAGGGGCTTATATAGGAATTCTCTAAGTAGCATCATTCTGCATCTGTAGGGTGAAAGTGAAACCTACATATTCTCTCGGccattgatattattcttttgaaaaagtgggATTTAATTTTGATGTGAAAATCATTAAAGTTCCATTTTGCCGAGGATTAGCACTTATTAGATGTATCATAGCCACTTTCTCCAACTGGCTGATCTTCTATCACCAGACAGGAACCTGGGAAGGCTTAGCAGACTGTTAACCCGGGTCACACCTTCTAAGGCGGACCACTCCTCATCTTCTGCAGTTGAAATACACTCGGCTAGGCTCTTCTTAGACTGGCCCTGGGACTTCACAGAAAGATTTTCTCCTAACTCAGAGACAGGCACAATCTCGTCAGAGCCTCGTATGGTACCTGAATgctcaagaacaaaattttgagaaCAAATGACTTCTAAAGGCCCATCCATCTCATCTTTTACTGCCACCTGCTCCATTGTCTTTTGAGCAGCCTTTGTGGTATCATTGTCTGCCACAGCCTCAACAGATGCAGGTACATGTTCTAGAAACAGGCATACAGCAGCACAATCATCATTTTTTGAAGTAGGATATTTAAGTCTCCATGCCCGAACTGCACAATCTACAAGAGCTCTGGCTGCAGTTGATCGACTAGGGGATGAAGCCACGACATCCACAGCTTCTTTATTTGAGAGGACATCCCAAACCTGCATCAGTATTAAATTAACACATACAGCACTGatattgattttgaaaataataaataagagatAAAAAATTTGCATGCTGTTACAGAACTTAGCTAGTAAAAGTACCCCATCTGTGGCAAGAATAATAAATGCATCACTTTCAGTAAGATGGTGGTAGTAAACATTTGGGACAGCTATTAAACCAAAATCTTTCAGACAAAAATCCCCAAAAGCTCTAGCCATTGCCAAACCAGGTGAATCATTATTAGGTAACCATACTCGTGCCACTTCAGGCTCATCCTGCAAAGCAAAGACCCTTCCTTTGCATCGCTGGATCCTAGCAGCTTCCCCTGAACACCAAAAGGACAAGAATTTCAAGTCCTATAGATATGTTTTTGGTCAGTAGTTTTATAGATTCTAGAACCTTTCTTTTGATTGCTATTTGGTTAACAACAGGGGAGGAGGTAAAGAATGTGTGTACGTGTGTGCGCACGTGTGGGCAcacaacagagagagagagagacctggtAGATCGGGTTTCAAATCCACAGTCAATTGTATAGCAATCAAAGAACTATCTTTGTCTCTTGTTGCCAGCACAGCTCTTGAGTCTCCCACATTTCCAATTACAATATTCTGACCCTGAAAAACCATACACATACACCATTTAGAGAACCAGATTTGCAATTGATAAGAGTAGGTTCTTGGAAGGGCATCCCTACACATGAATCACCCAACAAGGTAAAGCTCCCATGAAACTTGAGACTGGCAATTTTTCAGCTGAACAATAACTTGTATTTCTCCAGAAAGCTTTCCCagaataaaatatcattttttaaataagcaaatgtgactaaaattttgtgataTGATATAGATATCATTACGTAACGTTCTGTATCCGAAGAAAAGATATTGCAGCTTGACGTGAAAgataacattttattttagatctCTCAAAAAGTGGGTTGAGGTGAGGTGTTTCCTCATGCATCAATTATGGTAGGAACTTCATTTAGACTAGTAACAACAAATTGGCCCAACAGAAAGCTTAGACATGCTAATGCCATATTActccaacaaaaacaaagccttagtcccaaaattttggggttggctTGCAATATTacactgaaaaagaaaaaaatggctTTGCTTATCGAGTTCCACTTGCAAGTGGAGAatgagaataaaatatatagcaaacaattaaaaaaaaaaaaaaagtccatatACACAATGAGTTTGAATCTCTAATAGTTCATATTAGGCCCAAAATCATAATTAGTTACCATAAGTCCAAAAAGCTTAAGTTGTCAGGATGTGGACCAACAATGTATATGAGTATATCAACAAGCAGAGCACTCACTAAAACCAACAATTACATTACACAATTAACATGCAGTCCTGCTCAACTTAATACCACAGCTTTAAAAATTTCCAGTTAGCAGTTGGTTCGTTAATATATTACACAATTACCCTCTTGCCTCATGTAATGGAGTACTTTTCTAGTCTACCATGCAATTTCTAATGAAATCATGTCCACATTCAATTGTGTTTAGGCCTCAGCCTCATATAAGAACATAAACAATGTAAGTTCAACTtaacatggtggtaaaaagacCTATCATTAAGGAAGATCTAACCCACATCATACCATAAGCTGTATCATCTGTTCAAAGGAGTGAACCACGAAATTTGTATCATCTGTTcatctcaatctctctcttagAACCAAGGGTGATGATGTTAGTAGAAATTTGGAAATGACACCTCATTAGGCGGAATTTTTAACTGGGATTTGGAAGCCACAAATTCTGGCTGAAATTTagcttgaaatttgaaaattcctCCTCTACTCACCCAAACCAGGAATTTATCAAAacagaatttaaatttctataaaatgactaaatcccatcttaaaatttttaaaaccaaaaacatgGTATAGGTGAATTTTTTATGCATGACTTGTAAAacaaatttgatattaaatttatacTAGCTTGCCAACAAGTCTCCTATAACTTTATGGGCTATTAAACAAACCTTTGCCTTGAAATTGGAAGCAATGGGTGATTATTGATAGATAAGAGAGTTCCTCTGGAAAAACAACACAATATATGATCTTATTTTTCTCGTATAAATAATAGCCATAATTTAGATTCTGGTCTCTAGgcttattataataatatttagcTTAATTGATTGCACTTGTTCTAGGATCAGATCTTCAGATACCATAATATAGGGAGAACAATAAGAGTAAAAGAGGAACAACAAACCCTTTACAAAATCTTATATAAACAGAAGTGCAGAAAACATTTATAGATGTATTCAATACATATACTACATTATATTTTaacttattaaaagaaaatccatTAGATTCTCTGCATGGGAGGTCAATAGTGTGTTGCTCAGCTTCCATTACTATAGCTTCCTTCTTAAGCTGGTTGGCTATGAAAGACAAATTATCTACAGGAGATAGAATGCGTAAATGGAGTTATATGGGAGATGTTTTTTGATTGCTCAtttagaaaaaggatttggagACAAGTGTTAAGTCATTGTTTAGTGACACACCAGATGTTCAAATGGGAAGAGGTGATTCAATGGGGATTAAAGAGCTGCAGGGGAAGTCTTTCAAATCAACCTTATGCAAGGTAGCATGGTCAGCTAGAATTTATCACATCTAGATGCAAAGAAATGTTACACTACATAAAGGGCATATTAAATTTGATGAACCCATATTTGGAGGCTTGGAGCCATTAGAGAGGATGTTAAGATTTATCTTAAGTCTCAAATATTAACTCACAATAAAATCATTCACAATTTTTATCTTCCTCTTATATTCAGAAGAATACATGCAGCAGTGCATGTGTGcgtacacatacacacacacacacacacacacacaaacatgcacacatacatacatacatacatacatacaatgtgtatatatataagcacACACGGACATGATATTTATACACAGATTGTGTTAAATTTTATGAGTGTAATATATCAAATAGAATGATAAATTAATAAGTGGTCCAGAAAAAAATGTTTCTAGCATGAAGAATACCTGCTTTACCAAAGTGACTGCTGTCGTTCCACTGCAAAAACAATCTATTGTGGGATGCAACTTTAGTTCCTTATCCATAAGCTTGAAAGCCTTCAAGATAGAGCGTTTAAGAGGCAGAAACATTTCAGggtgtttttctttctcattagtCTCAACCTCCATTGTCTCATAGCTTTCATCATCCATGCTTGGAGTTGGAGATGATGTTTCCTCTGTATTCATGTTTCCGCTACCATTTTCAATGTTGCTCAAGTCACCAATAGATTTAGCTTTCCATTGAGTACATAGTATATCTGGAAGAGAATCACGGACTTTCTTCGCAACCACATGGCCGTAAGGACCATGTCCATCAAATACCCCACAAAATATTGTATCACTTCTTGAACTGAAATTCTATTGTAGAGAAAGTAGAAACATTACAACCAAGTCAATCATACATAATACTGCTAAATAACCGATTTTCTCAAAAGCTTAAACTGTgaggaaattttgaatttaataatttaatttaaccaACCCCCTTTACATGTGAGCCTAAACTGCCTGTCATGtgggaattttttaaaatgagagGTAAAATGGAGACAAGGTTTGAACCATGGACCTCTTCCCCTGATACCATAATAAATTACTAAATGtcccaaaacttaaaaagttagGAAATGTTGAATTTAGTAATTTAATGTAATAATACCATAACACAATAGAATGGAAAAATATCTGCATCTAAtccttaaaaaagaagaagaaaataagaatattAGAGTATTTATTGAAGCAGTGGGATTGAATTATGTAGAGAGTACCTCCCAAATAAGCATGGCATCCTGATTGGTTCCTTTTTTACCCTGCTGGGTATATAAGCAAGCGATTTTGGTGGCACCGTTCATTACCATCTTCCCACTCTGCTCAGGACCCATCAGCTCACCTTCATCACTAGCCGAAGCTAATGTCTTTTTCCACCGCCTCTTAtttctcttcttatttttcttgttctccatcttattctcattattattataattaggGGAACTTGAATTGGATGTAGTGGAAGCACACGTACAGGAAGAGTTCACCACTTCCACTGTATCCATACTCTTTTCTGAAATCGACGAATAGCAAGAACCCATTTGATTTGATTCTTGATACAGGCACAGTACACCTTTCCCCTGCCTACTTCTGTTCCTGCTCCCAACTCCTATATCAGATACACCTAAGTACATTAGATATTGTCTTTATCCATCTTTATTGTGACATTGTGGTATTTAGCTACATAGCCTACATTACAATGACTACTACTAGTCTATAACCCGCACAATGTGTGGGTCCTTGTATTGGAAGAGTTTAGCCAAACACAtgcatttaatatttataaatgattcagattatcaaaaaaaaaaaaaaaaaaaaaaaaattataaacgaTAATATAAAAGACCATTATGAATAGTTCAATACAAAACATATTGCTCTAGATCAATGTAGTTCCATGTACGAACACCAGAAAAAAACTGCTAACCAATTAGCATAGCTGAAAGTAGTACAAACATAAAAAACAGGGCACAAACTCAAACACAAATAAGGCAAAATCACatacttcaaaaataaatttaaacaaaattacataGCAATGCAACAAAACATGAACATTCTGGCTTATGCCACTTGTAGCATGACAGGTTGTTTTAGTGGATGAGACTTCTTCCTGCCATGCATTGTATTTAGTAGCTTAGTGACATTTGTAAATCATTTGCAGTGGTATGTCATCACCATCAAAACATTTGAATCTAAATCATCAACAGGTTCTGTTGGTTGTCAATGGAGGATATACAGCAAGGGTTTTTCTAGATCAGGATATATCAGGGTGGACAATTTTATAAAATGGTTTGCAAGAGGATAttataaagaacatgtaatgaAGTGCTATAttctaaattaatattatatgtgCCTACTGTTCTTGATTAAATTTCTGCTAATTAATCTCTAAGGAGCTACTTCTGATAAGCCACTTGATTCTGTAAACTCTTCATGGCTCTAAAAGACAAGCAAAACCAAAATATCATTGTAAGAAGCATTACataaagccaaattcaaaaccaacatctatcaattaaaaataataagtcACTACATGACTCAAACATACAACTTCATCATATGTGTTCTAATATCACTTGTAAGAGAAAAGTGCCAAATGCATAGAATCAATAAGTACAGAAACAACAGCTTCCTTTGCATATTCTAGAGAAAAATATCTACATGAAACAAAAGCCTCcttataaaaaagataaaaactgtataatatttaatctaaaGTGGAAAGCTTATAGAAGCCCTCACCCTAATGTGTCAAGTATCAATGTATGCACAGGGTCATTGATTGTCTTCCACCTGGCAAGGCCAAAGTCACGTAGCTGCTTGTAGAAGAAACCATTCAATTAACCTTGATGACCCTCTAATGCCAACACATTCATCAAATGACAATAAGATACATTTTATAACATTCAACTGCATAACGAAATGTTCCACCACAACTATGAAATTAAATAGATGTGGCTTTGCACAATTACTTGGAGCCAGACAAGTTAAACTCTAATGCAATATGATCATGGACTTGACCAAAGGCTCTAATGTCTAAGACAATCTACAATGAGCAATAATCAAATAAAGGCAAGAGTAGGAGAGGGTATGCTAAATAGGTTTTGAACTGCTTAAATACTACTAAATGGaattattatatacattttttatgtAACAAGATTATACTCAAACCACTTTAAACATACTTTTTAGTATAAACTTGATCACCACAAAGCGATATTCGGGTATGTGCTTTCATTTTGTTCAtctgaaaaaataatttgatttcatTCAAGTGGAAGAATACTTTCATCCTTGAAAAGGATTGATTCATAAAATCTGGTGGGAAGATAAAATTAATTGAGCTGGATTCTCAGAAGCAGGAGATCTGAATTAGAACTAAAACATCAAATTTTGATAGAAGATACAAATCTATTGTAGGGGTCAATTCGATAATTTGTTCAACCTTGGCCAACCATGCCAGGACAAAACAACATCAAAACTCACATCGAATGGTCATGCAACAGCTACAAATTGTCAAACATGATAGCACTGCAGTGATGACACCAACTCCAAGTCCATGTGAAGAGGGTCTTCTAGCACCNNNNNNNNNNNNNNNNNNNNNNNNNNNNNNNNNNNNNNNNNNNNNNNNNNNNNNNNNNNNNNNNNNNNNNNNNNNNNNNNNNNNNNNNNNNNNNNNNNNNNNNNNNNNNNNNNNNNNNNNNNNNNNNNNNNNNNNNNNNNNNNNNNNNNNNNNNNNNNNNNNNNNNNNNNNNNNNNNNNNNNNNNNNNNNNNNNNNNNNNNN includes the following:
- the LOC115986783 gene encoding probable protein phosphatase 2C 6 → MGSCYSSISEKSMDTVEVVNSSCTCASTTSNSSSPNYNNNENKMENKKNKKRNKRRWKKTLASASDEGELMGPEQSGKMVMNGATKIACLYTQQGKKGTNQDAMLIWENFSSRSDTIFCGVFDGHGPYGHVVAKKVRDSLPDILCTQWKAKSIGDLSNIENGSGNMNTEETSSPTPSMDDESYETMEVETNEKEKHPEMFLPLKRSILKAFKLMDKELKLHPTIDCFCSGTTAVTLVKQGQNIVIGNVGDSRAVLATRDKDSSLIAIQLTVDLKPDLPGEAARIQRCKGRVFALQDEPEVARVWLPNNDSPGLAMARAFGDFCLKDFGLIAVPNVYYHHLTESDAFIILATDGVWDVLSNKEAVDVVASSPSRSTAARALVDCAVRAWRLKYPTSKNDDCAAVCLFLEHVPASVEAVADNDTTKAAQKTMEQVAVKDEMDGPLEVICSQNFVLEHSGTIRGSDEIVPVSELGENLSVKSQGQSKKSLAECISTAEDEEWSALEGVTRVNSLLSLPRFLSGDRRSASWRKWL